The Oscillospiraceae bacterium genome has a segment encoding these proteins:
- a CDS encoding protein phosphatase 2C domain-containing protein, with protein sequence MKNSERRKKNEAYLEFAQAYLERTQIQSTANLAETESTPEDTQMAVQNTGGYNVKTELLVENDHVLVGSSSVIGRRQSQQDSVTIPCDTQLLLEEHPKFLCVLSDGMGGLRGGEQASACATQTLFDDYYRIMWRHCTHSYLDFFRTEAEKINTLVRGLKDENGVPLQAGATLIAAAVDGEELHFLNIGDSRIYLVRDGKMLQLTHDQNYLTRLMEKVRSGEITEQEALSHPKREALISYCGIRELSMVEINLQPLQLKSGDVIVLCSDGLYRLLSRQEMIDVLQETAEDMNLAAFKLTAAATDKNFRGQDNTSVILIKIK encoded by the coding sequence ATGAAAAACAGTGAACGACGCAAAAAGAATGAAGCGTATTTGGAATTCGCTCAGGCCTATCTGGAGCGTACACAAATCCAAAGCACGGCGAATTTGGCAGAGACGGAAAGCACGCCGGAAGACACACAGATGGCAGTACAGAATACCGGCGGCTATAATGTGAAAACGGAGCTTCTGGTAGAAAATGACCATGTTTTAGTGGGCAGTTCATCGGTGATCGGTCGGCGTCAAAGTCAGCAAGACAGTGTGACCATTCCCTGTGATACGCAACTTTTGTTAGAAGAACACCCCAAATTCCTATGTGTACTCAGCGACGGTATGGGCGGCTTGCGCGGCGGAGAGCAGGCCAGCGCCTGTGCAACGCAAACCTTGTTTGATGATTATTATCGCATCATGTGGCGGCATTGTACCCACAGTTATCTGGATTTTTTTCGCACAGAAGCAGAAAAAATCAACACGCTGGTGCGTGGGCTGAAAGATGAAAACGGCGTGCCGTTGCAAGCCGGTGCCACTTTGATTGCTGCTGCGGTAGACGGCGAGGAACTGCATTTTTTGAATATCGGCGACTCCAGAATTTATTTGGTTCGCGATGGCAAAATGTTGCAGCTGACACATGACCAAAATTACCTGACCCGATTGATGGAGAAGGTGCGCAGCGGCGAGATCACAGAGCAGGAGGCCTTGAGTCACCCAAAGCGAGAGGCGCTAATCAGTTATTGCGGTATTCGTGAACTTAGCATGGTGGAGATCAATTTGCAGCCGTTGCAGTTAAAATCAGGCGATGTGATTGTGCTGTGTTCCGATGGCCTGTACCGCTTGCTTTCCCGGCAAGAAATGATTGATGTTTTGCAGGAGACGGCAGAAGATATGAACCTGGCTGCGTTTAAGTTGACAGCAGCCGCCACAGATAAAAATTTCAGAGGGCAAGACAATACCTCTGTGATTTTAATAAAAATCAAGTAG
- a CDS encoding FHA domain-containing serine/threonine-protein kinase, which translates to MYCPNCFSVLQPGATRCSHCSFDTREYAHSTDALPLYTSLNDQYMIGRVLGQGGFGITYKALDTFKNRVVAIKEYMPSNYAQRTGCQVVPIPGDTKAARIFERGKISYIDEIKTLYQFENVQGIVQIFTHFQENNTAYLVMEYLDGCNLKAYVKSHGGRLDPALAGNYIVKAARALQQVHAGHILHRDISPENIYILLGGTEIKLIDFGAARKCVEDSEQENSVLLKPGFAPPEQYSKNGNQNTWTDVYALAATLYYIVSGKVPQDSLSRMQADQLQPLDQMGLPISASMAQAVRHALEIDYAKRTQTCMQFIDELVCGGWTERTIPQPPPNPPALPTCIVTCVAGTNVGQRVWFKPGETVSVGRLAACNALVPSTDMIISKRHCLITYNAQKQRFIVTDVSTNGTYMQNGKRLRYNQPEQIVPGSILYLAREHIIIQLVAT; encoded by the coding sequence ATGTATTGTCCAAATTGTTTTTCTGTATTGCAGCCCGGTGCCACACGGTGTAGTCATTGCAGCTTTGATACAAGGGAATATGCACACAGTACGGACGCTTTGCCGCTATACACTTCCTTAAATGACCAGTATATGATCGGTCGCGTGTTGGGTCAGGGCGGATTTGGCATTACCTATAAGGCGCTGGACACCTTTAAGAATCGTGTGGTTGCCATTAAAGAGTATATGCCCTCAAATTATGCGCAGCGCACAGGCTGTCAGGTGGTGCCGATCCCCGGCGATACCAAGGCAGCCAGGATTTTTGAGCGCGGTAAAATCAGCTATATTGATGAGATCAAAACCTTGTATCAGTTTGAGAATGTGCAAGGTATTGTGCAGATTTTTACCCATTTTCAGGAGAATAACACTGCCTATTTGGTGATGGAATACCTGGATGGCTGCAATTTGAAAGCGTATGTAAAGAGCCACGGCGGGCGCCTGGATCCGGCTTTGGCCGGGAACTATATTGTGAAAGCGGCCCGGGCGCTGCAACAAGTGCACGCCGGCCATATTTTGCACCGGGACATTAGCCCGGAGAATATTTATATTCTGCTTGGCGGAACAGAGATTAAGCTTATTGATTTTGGCGCGGCAAGAAAGTGCGTGGAAGATAGCGAACAGGAGAACAGCGTGCTGCTGAAACCCGGGTTTGCCCCTCCGGAGCAGTATTCCAAGAATGGCAACCAAAATACCTGGACCGATGTGTACGCGTTGGCGGCAACACTTTATTATATTGTTTCCGGCAAGGTGCCACAGGATTCTCTGTCCAGAATGCAGGCGGATCAGTTGCAGCCGCTGGACCAAATGGGATTGCCCATCTCTGCCTCTATGGCACAGGCGGTGCGCCATGCGTTAGAGATTGATTATGCCAAGCGTACTCAAACTTGTATGCAATTTATTGATGAATTGGTCTGTGGCGGTTGGACGGAGCGGACAATTCCGCAGCCACCGCCAAATCCACCTGCCTTGCCGACCTGTATAGTAACTTGTGTGGCCGGCACCAATGTGGGGCAGCGGGTGTGGTTTAAGCCTGGTGAGACCGTGTCTGTGGGTCGTTTGGCCGCTTGCAATGCGTTGGTACCATCCACGGATATGATTATCAGCAAGCGTCATTGCCTGATTACATATAATGCGCAAAAGCAGCGCTTTATTGTGACGGATGTGTCTACCAACGGCACATATATGCAAAATGGTAAGCGCTTGCGCTACAATCAGCCGGAGCAGATTGTGCCCGGGTCTATTTTGTACCTGGCACGGGAACACATTATTATCCAACTGGTGGCAACATAA
- a CDS encoding FHA domain-containing protein: MRIGKGIGAAVLSALLCTAMLFLPTTAFAENLNATDQIGMVRSNVPYLQVEIKSQDVHAAEVQGKLGNAEMTLYSLDRTDNQKTLTCVLLDNSASMTQDNICPRGSFDQLKTGVQALLKQASADHQIGVYSIGAGLPKCLGTAKDADSAKKVAASVAALKGDEDATDLNTALDQLFDQVSALSDQYQVLHFILLTDVSADYSNGIDLSEVQVKYQYNKVPLYTVCNTRAVNSSTYKRLRTLSRVSGGEAQIYDYQKTPSFTPVLEQLYKRTLQSSVACFVTDQAVDNRARELALTVGGTVYKETVLLDTAVKTQAPVQAEISVSADHQAFQICYQQDGLNGAVPVNAKALENGAYQITRTGKDKPLAVKKAEKNADGSYTVWMDKEIYSGTYDFTFLGITDLSQNANAVQPIKGLELQGKNPFLRVLPYLLVALAVLLVLLAFYLILLGLKKKKNVKTIKELFETQEVQVVEERHHVRAAVPATMNITLHIQTAGAPLHTVQLAVQGSAFVGRSSVCDVYIDDPKLSRQHFALEVKDGVVLIADLHSANGTFVNGARVKDKQKLQPGYTITAGLSTIKVEF, encoded by the coding sequence ATGAGAATAGGTAAGGGAATCGGCGCTGCCGTATTGTCCGCTTTGCTTTGCACGGCGATGTTATTTCTTCCGACTACTGCTTTTGCGGAGAATTTGAATGCTACGGATCAGATCGGAATGGTGCGCAGCAATGTGCCGTATTTGCAAGTGGAGATCAAATCCCAGGATGTACATGCTGCGGAAGTGCAGGGCAAACTGGGTAATGCTGAAATGACTCTGTACAGTTTGGACCGTACGGATAATCAAAAAACACTGACCTGTGTTTTGCTGGATAATTCCGCCTCTATGACCCAGGACAACATTTGCCCGCGGGGGTCCTTTGATCAACTGAAAACCGGTGTGCAGGCGCTGTTAAAGCAGGCGAGTGCCGACCATCAGATCGGTGTTTATTCCATCGGTGCAGGGCTGCCCAAGTGCTTGGGTACGGCCAAAGATGCGGACAGCGCCAAGAAAGTCGCGGCGAGTGTAGCTGCCTTAAAAGGCGATGAGGACGCGACGGATTTGAACACGGCGCTGGATCAACTGTTTGACCAAGTGTCTGCATTGAGCGACCAATACCAGGTGCTACATTTTATTTTACTCACCGATGTGAGTGCGGATTACAGCAACGGAATAGATCTGAGTGAGGTGCAGGTCAAGTATCAATACAACAAGGTCCCACTTTATACTGTGTGCAATACTCGAGCAGTGAATAGCAGTACCTATAAACGCTTGCGCACGCTCAGCCGGGTATCCGGTGGAGAAGCTCAAATTTATGACTATCAAAAAACGCCGTCCTTTACACCGGTTCTGGAGCAATTATACAAGCGCACCTTACAATCATCGGTTGCCTGTTTTGTGACGGATCAAGCGGTGGATAATCGTGCAAGAGAATTGGCATTGACCGTGGGCGGTACGGTGTATAAAGAGACTGTGCTGTTGGACACAGCGGTAAAAACCCAGGCACCGGTGCAGGCAGAGATTAGTGTAAGTGCGGATCATCAGGCTTTTCAGATCTGCTATCAGCAGGATGGATTGAATGGGGCTGTGCCCGTTAATGCTAAGGCGCTGGAAAACGGAGCGTATCAAATTACCCGCACCGGCAAAGACAAGCCACTGGCTGTCAAGAAAGCAGAGAAGAATGCGGATGGCAGCTATACCGTCTGGATGGACAAGGAGATTTATTCCGGTACATATGATTTTACCTTTCTTGGTATTACGGATTTAAGTCAAAATGCCAATGCGGTACAGCCTATAAAGGGTCTGGAGTTGCAGGGCAAAAATCCATTTTTGCGCGTGTTGCCGTATTTGCTTGTTGCTCTTGCGGTTTTGCTGGTGCTGTTGGCATTTTATTTGATCCTTTTAGGACTGAAAAAGAAGAAAAATGTAAAGACCATTAAGGAGCTTTTTGAAACACAGGAAGTGCAGGTGGTGGAAGAACGCCACCATGTACGCGCGGCTGTACCAGCGACGATGAATATTACACTGCATATTCAAACGGCGGGTGCCCCGCTGCATACGGTGCAGTTGGCTGTGCAGGGCAGCGCTTTTGTTGGTCGAAGCAGTGTTTGTGATGTGTATATTGATGACCCTAAATTATCCCGGCAGCATTTTGCGCTGGAAGTGAAGGACGGCGTTGTTTTGATTGCAGATTTGCACTCGGCAAACGGCACATTTGTTAATGGCGCAAGGGTGAAAGATAAGCAAAAATTGCAGCCCGGTTATACAATTACAGCCGGTTTGTCAACGATTAAAGTGGAATTTTAA
- a CDS encoding FHA domain-containing protein yields MAICQCAVCSRYYDDTRFAVCPYCNAQGNAMADEMKTEAYGDAVRSEEKTIGLYFQEQDFDPVTGWLVCVSGTVRGRSFELHMNRNFIGRDRMMDIAITDDPRLCRQKHLSVTYDRRSDHFYIKNENGSVFVNNSPVQKAMELKENDTIRFGSGCYVFVPYCKQERGWQADENR; encoded by the coding sequence ATGGCGATCTGTCAATGCGCAGTTTGTAGCCGGTATTATGATGACACGCGGTTTGCGGTCTGTCCATACTGTAATGCCCAGGGCAATGCCATGGCGGACGAGATGAAAACGGAGGCTTATGGTGATGCTGTGCGCAGCGAAGAAAAGACGATTGGCCTTTATTTCCAGGAACAGGATTTTGACCCGGTTACCGGTTGGCTGGTGTGTGTTTCCGGCACGGTACGGGGCAGGAGCTTTGAGCTGCACATGAATCGAAATTTCATTGGCCGGGACAGAATGATGGATATTGCCATTACGGATGATCCCCGGTTGTGCAGGCAAAAGCATTTGTCTGTGACCTATGATCGGCGCTCGGATCACTTCTATATCAAGAACGAAAACGGTTCCGTTTTTGTAAATAATTCGCCGGTGCAAAAAGCCATGGAATTGAAAGAAAATGACACAATCCGCTTTGGCAGCGGGTGCTATGTGTTTGTGCCCTATTGCAAGCAGGAAAGAGGTTGGCAAGCAGATGAGAATAGGTAA